A region of Streptomyces sp. TG1A-60 DNA encodes the following proteins:
- a CDS encoding 3'-5' exonuclease has translation MTCWYEGPLAAFDTETTGVDVETDRIVSAAVVVQDAPGTRPRVTRWLVNPGVPVPAAATAVHGLTEERLQRDGRWPAPVMEEIARALAEQAVRRRPLVVMNAPFDLTLLDRELRRHRASSLDHWFETTPLRVLDPRVLDKHLDRYRKGRRTLTDLCARYEVVLDGAHDAAADAQAAMDVVRAVGRRFAPRLARLSPAELHTLQAVWHAAQARGLQAWFARSGTEEEVDPAWPLRPELPTAAA, from the coding sequence ATGACGTGTTGGTACGAGGGGCCCTTGGCGGCGTTCGACACGGAGACCACGGGTGTGGACGTCGAGACCGACCGGATCGTGTCGGCCGCGGTCGTGGTCCAGGACGCGCCCGGCACCCGCCCCCGGGTGACCCGGTGGCTGGTGAACCCGGGTGTGCCGGTGCCCGCCGCGGCGACGGCGGTGCACGGGCTGACGGAGGAGCGGTTGCAGCGCGACGGCCGCTGGCCGGCGCCGGTGATGGAGGAGATAGCCAGGGCGCTGGCCGAGCAGGCGGTACGCCGCCGTCCGCTGGTGGTGATGAACGCGCCGTTCGATCTGACGCTGCTGGACCGCGAGTTGCGGCGGCATCGCGCCTCGTCGCTGGACCACTGGTTCGAGACGACGCCGTTGCGCGTCCTTGATCCACGGGTCCTCGACAAGCATCTGGACCGCTACCGCAAGGGCCGTCGCACACTCACCGATCTGTGCGCGCGCTACGAGGTCGTGCTGGACGGCGCGCACGACGCGGCGGCGGACGCACAGGCCGCGATGGACGTCGTACGCGCCGTGGGGCGCCGTTTCGCGCCCCGGCTCGCGCGCCTGTCTCCCGCCGAACTGCACACCCTGCAGGCCGTGTGGCACGCGGCGCAGGCGCGGGGCCTCCAGGCGTGGTTCGCGCGCAGCGGCACGGAGGAGGAGGTGGATCCGGCGTGGCCCCTGCGTCCGGAGCTGCCGACGGCGGCTGCGTGA
- a CDS encoding elongation factor G-like protein EF-G2, which produces MGDKANAHPGAAGRATAADHPASVRNVVLVGHSGSGKTTLVEALALTAGAVNRAGRVEDGGTVSDYDEIEHRQQRSVQLSLVPVAWGGYKINLLDTPGYADFVGELRAGLRAADAALFVVSASDGVDGSTRMVWEECAAVGMPRAIVITHLEAARADFEEMTRICAETFGGDDPDAVLPLYLPLHGPQGPDGHAPVTGLTGLLSQKLFDYSSGERKESEPGPELLPEIEAARDRLIEGIIAESEDESLMDRYLGGEAIDVETLVDDLERAVARGVFHPVLAAAPAADGARQGLGTVELLELVTGGFPTPLERETPSVTTPDGRPREIEASCDPHGPLVAEVVKTTSDPYVGRISLVRVFSGTLHPDETVHVSGHGLADRGHEDHDVDERIGALSTPFGKQQRTLTHCIAGDLACVAKLNRAETGDTLSAKDDPLLMEPWEMPDPLLPLAIQAHSKADEDKLSQGLARLVAEDPTMRLEQNQDTHQVVLWCLGEAHADVALERLRSRYGVQVDVVPHKVSLRETFADRSAGRGRHVKQSGGHGQYAICEIEVEPLPGGSGIEFVDKVVGGAVPRQFIPSVEKGVRAQAARGVAAGYPLIDVRVTLRDGKAHSVDSSDAAFQTAGALALREAAADAKIHLLEPVAEVSVLVGDSYVGPVMSDLSGRRGRVVGTEQAGGGRTLVRAEVPEIEIDRYAVDLRSLSHGTARFGRRYTRHEPMPSHVAEKVSEQAKQN; this is translated from the coding sequence ATGGGCGACAAGGCGAACGCACATCCCGGAGCCGCCGGCAGGGCTACGGCGGCCGACCACCCCGCGTCCGTACGGAATGTGGTGCTGGTCGGCCACTCCGGCTCGGGCAAGACGACTCTGGTGGAGGCTCTCGCGCTGACGGCGGGAGCGGTGAACCGGGCGGGCCGTGTGGAGGACGGCGGCACCGTCTCCGACTACGACGAGATCGAACACCGGCAGCAACGCTCGGTGCAGCTCTCCCTCGTCCCCGTCGCATGGGGCGGGTACAAGATCAATCTTCTGGACACCCCCGGATACGCCGACTTCGTCGGGGAACTCAGGGCCGGTCTGCGAGCGGCGGACGCGGCCCTTTTCGTCGTCTCGGCCTCCGACGGCGTCGACGGCTCGACCCGCATGGTGTGGGAGGAGTGCGCGGCGGTCGGCATGCCGCGGGCGATCGTGATCACGCATCTGGAGGCCGCGCGGGCGGACTTCGAGGAAATGACGAGAATCTGCGCGGAGACGTTCGGCGGGGACGACCCCGACGCCGTACTGCCGCTCTACCTGCCGCTGCACGGCCCCCAGGGTCCGGACGGGCACGCGCCCGTGACCGGTCTGACGGGGCTGCTGTCGCAGAAGCTGTTCGACTATTCCTCCGGGGAGCGCAAGGAGTCCGAGCCCGGCCCCGAGCTGCTGCCCGAGATCGAGGCGGCGCGCGACCGGCTCATCGAGGGGATCATCGCCGAGAGCGAGGACGAGTCCCTCATGGACCGCTATCTCGGCGGCGAGGCCATCGACGTCGAGACCCTCGTCGACGACCTGGAGCGGGCCGTCGCCCGAGGGGTCTTCCACCCCGTGCTGGCGGCAGCTCCCGCGGCCGACGGCGCCCGGCAGGGCCTCGGCACGGTCGAGCTGCTCGAACTGGTCACCGGCGGCTTCCCCACTCCCCTGGAGCGTGAGACGCCCTCGGTCACCACACCGGACGGCAGGCCCCGAGAGATCGAGGCGTCCTGCGACCCGCACGGTCCGCTCGTCGCCGAGGTCGTGAAGACCACCAGCGACCCCTACGTGGGCCGTATCTCGCTGGTCCGGGTCTTCTCGGGGACCCTGCACCCCGACGAGACGGTGCACGTCTCCGGGCACGGCCTCGCCGACCGAGGGCACGAGGACCACGATGTCGACGAGCGGATCGGCGCCCTGTCCACCCCGTTCGGCAAGCAGCAGCGCACCCTCACGCACTGCATCGCGGGCGACCTGGCGTGTGTGGCGAAGCTGAACCGCGCGGAGACCGGGGACACGCTTTCGGCCAAGGACGACCCGCTGCTCATGGAGCCGTGGGAGATGCCCGATCCGCTGCTGCCGCTCGCCATCCAGGCGCACAGCAAGGCCGACGAGGACAAGCTCTCCCAGGGCCTGGCCCGGTTGGTCGCCGAGGACCCGACCATGCGGCTCGAGCAGAACCAGGACACCCACCAGGTGGTCCTCTGGTGCCTGGGCGAGGCGCACGCCGACGTGGCGCTGGAGCGGCTGCGCAGCCGGTACGGCGTCCAGGTCGACGTCGTACCGCACAAGGTCTCCCTACGGGAGACGTTCGCCGACAGATCGGCCGGGCGGGGCCGGCATGTCAAGCAGTCCGGCGGACACGGGCAGTACGCGATCTGCGAGATCGAGGTGGAGCCGCTGCCCGGCGGCTCGGGCATCGAGTTCGTGGACAAGGTCGTCGGCGGTGCCGTGCCCAGGCAGTTCATCCCGTCCGTCGAGAAGGGTGTGCGGGCGCAGGCAGCCAGGGGCGTCGCTGCCGGCTATCCGCTCATCGACGTACGGGTCACCCTGCGGGACGGCAAGGCGCACTCGGTGGACTCCTCGGACGCCGCGTTCCAGACGGCGGGCGCGCTGGCGCTGCGCGAGGCGGCGGCCGACGCGAAGATCCACCTCCTGGAGCCGGTGGCCGAGGTGTCGGTCCTGGTCGGCGACTCGTACGTGGGTCCCGTGATGAGCGACCTGTCCGGGCGGCGCGGCCGGGTCGTCGGCACCGAGCAGGCGGGCGGCGGACGCACCCTCGTCCGGGCCGAGGTGCCGGAGATCGAGATCGACCGGTACGCCGTCGATCTGCGCTCCCTGTCCCACGGCACCGCGCGTTTCGGCCGCCGGTACACACGCCATGAGCCGATGCCCTCGCATGTGGCCGAAAAGGTCAGCGAACAGGCGAAGCAGAACTGA
- a CDS encoding ion channel translates to MDHDSRAHDWERSTGGVLAGASVLFLASYAVRVLAHGLPRSWRDLCLVVTLLSWAVFVLDYAVRWRLSGLGRGFARAHRLDTLVLLLPLLRPLRIVQIHDAVQRRRHDRPRLALHARVAVYAGLSAALLGFTGALAVYQQEHAAPEATIRSFGDAVWWTCATLATVGYGDVTPVTPLGRLIAVGLMACGIALLGAVTGSFSSWLLQVFAREDERRPPGN, encoded by the coding sequence ATGGACCACGACAGCCGCGCGCACGACTGGGAGCGGAGTACCGGAGGCGTCCTCGCCGGGGCCTCGGTCCTCTTCCTCGCCTCGTACGCGGTACGGGTGCTGGCCCACGGTCTTCCCCGGAGCTGGCGGGACCTCTGTCTCGTGGTGACGCTGCTGAGCTGGGCGGTCTTCGTCCTCGACTACGCGGTGCGCTGGCGGCTCAGCGGACTGGGCCGGGGATTCGCACGCGCCCACCGGCTCGACACGCTCGTCCTCCTCCTGCCGCTGCTGCGTCCCCTGCGCATCGTGCAGATCCACGACGCCGTACAGCGGCGCCGCCACGACCGCCCCCGGCTCGCGCTGCACGCGCGCGTGGCCGTCTACGCGGGGCTGTCGGCGGCCCTCCTCGGATTCACCGGCGCCCTCGCCGTCTACCAGCAGGAACACGCGGCCCCGGAGGCGACGATCCGGTCCTTCGGGGACGCCGTGTGGTGGACCTGCGCCACGCTCGCGACGGTCGGCTACGGGGATGTCACACCCGTGACCCCGCTGGGACGGCTGATCGCCGTGGGTCTGATGGCGTGCGGTATCGCGCTGCTCGGGGCGGTGACGGGGTCGTTCTCGTCGTGGCTGCTCCAGGTGTTCGCGCGGGAGGACGAGCGCAGGCCCCCGGGGAACTGA
- a CDS encoding HIT domain-containing protein, with translation MLHSMTSEPEQQIGVGTRDAFQRLWTPHRMAYIQGENKPTGPGAGDGCPFCSIPAKSDEDGLLIRRAEHVYAVLNLYPYNGGHLMVVPYRHVADYTDLTRPETAELAELTKQSMTALRTASGAHGFNIGMNQGTVAGAGIAAHLHQHVVPRWGGDTNFMPVVGHTKVLPQLLADTREMLAEAWPTG, from the coding sequence ATGCTGCACAGCATGACGAGTGAGCCGGAGCAGCAGATCGGAGTGGGAACGCGGGACGCGTTCCAGCGCCTGTGGACGCCCCATCGGATGGCGTACATCCAGGGCGAGAACAAGCCGACCGGCCCCGGCGCCGGCGACGGCTGCCCGTTCTGCTCGATCCCGGCCAAGTCGGATGAGGACGGCCTGCTCATCAGGCGCGCGGAGCACGTGTACGCGGTGCTCAACCTCTACCCGTACAACGGCGGCCACCTCATGGTCGTGCCCTACCGTCATGTCGCCGACTACACCGACCTCACCCGTCCGGAGACGGCCGAGCTGGCCGAGCTGACCAAGCAGTCCATGACCGCCCTGCGCACCGCCTCCGGCGCCCACGGCTTCAACATCGGTATGAATCAGGGCACGGTCGCCGGCGCCGGCATCGCCGCCCACCTCCACCAGCACGTCGTGCCCCGCTGGGGCGGAGACACCAACTTCATGCCGGTGGTCGGCCACACGAAGGTTCTGCCGCAGCTTCTCGCCGACACGAGGGAGATGCTGGCGGAGGCGTGGCCGACGGGGTGA
- the thrS gene encoding threonine--tRNA ligase, with amino-acid sequence MSDVRVIIQRDSEREERVVTTGTTAADLFTGERTVVAARVAGELKDLAYEVRDGETVEAVQISSEDGLDILRHSTAHVMAQAVQELFPEAKLGIGPPVRDGFYYDFDVEKPFTPDDLKAIEKKMQEIQKRGQRFSRRVVTDEAAREELADEPYKLELIGLKGSASSDDGADVEVGAGELTIYDNLDAKTGDLCWKDLCRGPHLPTTRNIPAFKLMRNAAAYWRGSEKNPMLQRIYGTAWPSKDELRAHLDFLAEAEKRDHRKLGNELDLFSVPDEIGSGLAVFHPKGGIIRRVMEDYSRRRHEEEGYEFVYTPHATKGKLFEVSGHLDWYADGMYPPMQLDEGVDYYLKPMNCPMHNLIFDARGRSYRELPLRLFEFGTVYRYEKSGVVHGLTRARGFTQDDAHIYCTREQMADELDKTLTFVLNLLRDYGLTDFYLELSTKDPEKFVGSDEAWEEATETLRQVAEKQGLPLVPDPGGAAFYGPKISVQARDAIGRTWQMSTVQLDFNLPERFDLEYTGPDGSKQRPVMIHRALFGSIERFFAVLLEHYAGAFPAWLAPVQAVGIPIGDAHVPYLAEFARKAKAAGLRVDVDSSSDRMQKKIRNAQKAKVPFMVIAGDEDMAAGAVSFRYRDGSQENGIPVDEAIAKIVKVVEDRVQI; translated from the coding sequence GTGTCAGACGTCCGTGTGATCATCCAACGCGATTCCGAGCGGGAAGAGCGCGTGGTGACGACGGGCACTACGGCCGCCGACCTCTTCACCGGCGAGCGCACCGTCGTCGCCGCCCGCGTGGCCGGTGAGCTGAAGGACCTCGCCTACGAGGTGCGGGACGGCGAGACCGTCGAGGCCGTGCAGATCTCCTCCGAGGACGGCCTCGACATCCTGCGCCACTCCACCGCGCACGTCATGGCCCAGGCCGTGCAGGAACTGTTCCCGGAGGCCAAGCTGGGCATCGGTCCGCCCGTCCGGGACGGGTTCTACTACGACTTCGACGTGGAGAAGCCGTTCACGCCCGATGATCTCAAGGCCATCGAGAAGAAGATGCAGGAGATCCAGAAGCGCGGCCAGCGCTTCTCGCGCCGCGTCGTCACCGACGAGGCGGCCCGCGAGGAACTGGCCGACGAGCCGTACAAGCTGGAGCTGATCGGACTCAAGGGGTCGGCCTCCTCCGACGACGGCGCGGACGTCGAGGTCGGCGCCGGCGAGCTGACGATCTACGACAACCTGGACGCCAAGACCGGTGACCTGTGCTGGAAGGACCTCTGCCGAGGTCCTCATCTGCCCACCACCCGCAACATCCCGGCGTTCAAGCTGATGCGCAACGCCGCCGCGTACTGGCGCGGCAGCGAGAAGAACCCGATGCTCCAGCGCATCTACGGCACGGCCTGGCCCTCCAAGGACGAGCTGAGGGCCCACCTCGACTTCCTCGCCGAGGCCGAGAAGCGTGACCACCGCAAGCTGGGCAACGAACTCGACCTGTTCTCCGTCCCGGACGAGATCGGCTCCGGCCTCGCCGTCTTCCACCCCAAGGGCGGCATCATCCGCCGCGTCATGGAGGACTACTCGCGGCGCCGCCACGAGGAGGAGGGCTACGAGTTCGTCTACACCCCGCACGCCACGAAGGGGAAGCTCTTCGAGGTCTCGGGCCACCTGGACTGGTACGCCGACGGCATGTACCCGCCCATGCAGCTCGACGAGGGCGTGGACTACTACCTCAAGCCCATGAACTGTCCGATGCACAACCTGATCTTCGACGCGCGTGGCCGCTCCTACCGTGAACTGCCGCTGCGCCTCTTCGAGTTCGGGACCGTGTACCGGTACGAGAAGTCCGGCGTCGTGCACGGCCTGACTCGCGCCCGCGGCTTCACCCAGGACGACGCGCACATCTACTGCACTCGCGAGCAGATGGCGGACGAGCTCGACAAGACGCTCACCTTCGTCCTGAACCTGCTGCGCGACTACGGCCTCACGGACTTCTATCTGGAGCTGTCCACCAAGGACCCGGAGAAGTTCGTCGGCTCCGACGAGGCGTGGGAGGAGGCCACGGAAACGCTCCGACAGGTCGCCGAGAAGCAGGGCCTCCCGCTGGTCCCGGACCCGGGCGGCGCCGCCTTCTACGGCCCGAAGATCTCCGTCCAGGCGCGTGACGCGATCGGTCGTACGTGGCAGATGTCGACGGTCCAGCTCGACTTCAACCTGCCCGAGCGCTTCGACCTCGAATACACGGGCCCCGACGGCTCCAAGCAGCGCCCGGTCATGATCCACCGCGCCCTGTTCGGCTCGATCGAGCGGTTCTTCGCGGTGCTCCTGGAGCACTACGCGGGCGCTTTCCCGGCCTGGCTGGCGCCCGTCCAGGCGGTCGGTATCCCGATCGGCGACGCGCATGTGCCGTATCTGGCGGAGTTCGCCAGGAAGGCCAAGGCCGCGGGCCTGCGCGTCGACGTCGACTCCTCCTCCGACCGGATGCAGAAGAAGATCCGCAACGCCCAGAAGGCCAAGGTCCCGTTCATGGTCATCGCGGGCGACGAGGACATGGCGGCCGGCGCCGTATCCTTCCGCTACCGCGACGGCTCCCAGGAGAACGGCATCCCGGTCGACGAGGCCATCGCGAAGATCGTGAAGGTCGTGGAGGACCGCGTCCAGATCTGA
- a CDS encoding glycosyltransferase family 4 protein: MRIGIVCPYSWDVPGGVQFHIRDLADHLVRLGHEVSVLAPADDDTPLPPYVVSAGRAVPVPYNGSVARLNFGFLSAARVRRWLHDGTFDVIHIHEPTSPSLGLLACWAAQGPIVATFHTSNPRSRAMIAAYPILQPALEKISARIAVSEYARRTLVEHLGGDAVVIPNGVDVEFFARAKPNPDWQGDTLGFIGRIDEPRKGLPVLMKALPRILAERPRTRLLVAGRGDEEEAVETLPGELRSRVEFLGMVSDEDKARFLRSVDVYVAPNTGGESFGIILVEAMSAGAPVLASDLDAFAQVLDQGAAGELFANEDADALAEAAVRLLGDPARRAELRERGSAHVRRFDWSTVGADILGVYETVTEGAASVAADERAGLRARLGLARD, translated from the coding sequence GTGAGGATCGGGATCGTCTGCCCGTATTCCTGGGACGTGCCCGGGGGAGTCCAGTTCCATATCCGCGACCTCGCCGACCACCTCGTCCGCCTCGGCCACGAGGTGTCGGTGCTCGCCCCCGCCGACGACGACACCCCCCTGCCGCCGTACGTCGTCTCCGCCGGCCGTGCGGTCCCCGTGCCCTACAACGGCTCGGTGGCCCGCCTGAACTTCGGCTTCCTGTCGGCGGCCCGGGTACGGCGCTGGCTCCACGACGGCACGTTCGACGTCATCCACATCCACGAGCCGACCTCCCCGTCGCTCGGCCTGCTGGCCTGCTGGGCCGCCCAGGGGCCGATCGTCGCCACCTTCCACACCTCCAACCCGCGCTCCCGGGCGATGATCGCCGCGTATCCGATCCTCCAGCCCGCGCTGGAGAAGATCAGCGCCCGCATCGCGGTGAGCGAGTACGCGCGCCGTACCCTCGTCGAACACCTGGGCGGCGACGCGGTCGTCATCCCGAACGGCGTCGACGTCGAGTTCTTCGCCCGCGCCAAGCCCAACCCCGACTGGCAGGGCGACACTCTCGGCTTCATCGGCCGCATCGACGAACCCCGCAAGGGCCTGCCCGTCCTGATGAAGGCCCTGCCCAGGATCCTCGCCGAGCGCCCCCGCACCCGTCTGCTGGTCGCCGGGCGCGGGGACGAGGAGGAGGCCGTCGAGACCCTGCCCGGGGAGCTGCGCTCCCGCGTGGAGTTCCTCGGCATGGTCAGCGACGAGGACAAGGCCCGCTTCCTGCGCAGCGTCGACGTCTACGTCGCCCCCAACACCGGCGGCGAGAGCTTCGGCATCATCCTCGTCGAGGCCATGTCCGCCGGCGCCCCCGTCCTCGCCTCCGACCTCGACGCCTTCGCCCAGGTCCTCGACCAGGGCGCCGCGGGGGAGCTCTTCGCCAACGAGGACGCGGACGCGCTCGCGGAGGCCGCCGTCCGTCTGCTCGGCGACCCGGCCCGCCGCGCCGAACTCCGTGAACGCGGCAGCGCGCATGTCCGCCGCTTCGACTGGTCGACCGTCGGCGCCGACATCCTCGGCGTCTACGAGACGGTCACGGAAGGCGCGGCTTCGGTGGCGGCGGACGAACGGGCCGGACTACGGGCGCGGTTGGGGCTGGCTCGGGACTGA
- a CDS encoding CDP-alcohol phosphatidyltransferase family protein, whose amino-acid sequence MGQPVASRGRTATPTLGKAMLNKYARAFFTRVLTPFAAFLIRRGVSPDTVTLLGTAGVIAGALVFYPRGEFFWGTIVITLFVFSDLVDGNMARQMGRSSRWGAFLDSTLDRVADGAIFGGFALWYAGGGDDNVLCAVSIFCLASGQVVSYTKARGESIGLPVAVNGLVERAERLVISLVAAGLAGLHAFGVPGIDVLLPVALWIVAVGSLVTLIQRVVTVRRESAEAEEDASAQAAQAPQGTTDGAQNSEATS is encoded by the coding sequence ATGGGCCAGCCGGTGGCCAGCAGGGGCCGCACGGCGACACCGACCCTCGGGAAGGCCATGCTGAACAAGTACGCGCGTGCATTCTTCACGCGTGTCCTCACACCGTTCGCCGCGTTTCTGATCCGCAGGGGCGTCAGCCCCGACACGGTCACGCTCCTCGGTACCGCCGGAGTGATCGCGGGCGCGTTGGTCTTCTATCCCCGGGGCGAGTTCTTCTGGGGCACGATCGTCATCACGCTCTTCGTGTTCTCCGACCTCGTCGACGGGAACATGGCCCGCCAGATGGGCCGCTCCAGCCGCTGGGGCGCCTTCCTCGACTCCACGCTCGACCGCGTCGCCGACGGCGCGATCTTCGGCGGCTTCGCCCTGTGGTACGCGGGCGGCGGCGACGACAACGTCCTGTGCGCCGTCTCGATCTTCTGTCTGGCGAGTGGTCAGGTGGTCTCGTACACCAAGGCCCGAGGCGAGTCGATCGGCCTGCCCGTAGCGGTCAACGGCCTGGTGGAGCGCGCCGAGCGCCTGGTGATCTCGCTGGTCGCGGCCGGTCTCGCGGGCCTGCACGCGTTCGGCGTGCCCGGCATCGACGTCCTGTTGCCCGTAGCCCTGTGGATCGTCGCCGTCGGCAGCCTCGTCACGCTGATCCAGCGCGTCGTCACCGTCCGGCGCGAGTCCGCCGAGGCGGAGGAGGACGCCTCCGCCCAGGCCGCGCAAGCCCCCCAGGGGACGACCGACGGCGCCCAGAACAGCGAGGCCACCTCGTGA
- a CDS encoding DUF4365 domain-containing protein produces the protein MAIAQPERGGLLPEQTASHRGSLATTACMETLQVGYLHAVAAAAGCSLSQPFPDNGIDWHVSHGSPGHTVDDEVTIKVQLKATYQVAPNPPGRSFSFTLDNDHLAKLARTPVSVHKILVVMIVPRSREQWLRAGHDRLDLRHCCYWTNLAGHPITGRRRTTVRIPTSRIFDDRALCEIMTRVGTGGRP, from the coding sequence ATGGCCATAGCGCAGCCCGAGCGGGGCGGGCTGCTGCCCGAGCAGACGGCATCGCATCGAGGCTCCCTCGCCACCACCGCCTGCATGGAGACCCTGCAGGTGGGTTACCTGCACGCGGTGGCAGCCGCGGCCGGCTGCTCCCTGTCCCAGCCCTTCCCGGACAACGGCATCGACTGGCACGTCAGCCACGGGTCGCCCGGCCACACCGTCGACGACGAGGTCACCATCAAGGTGCAGCTCAAGGCCACCTACCAGGTCGCGCCGAACCCGCCGGGCCGCTCGTTCTCCTTCACCCTCGACAACGACCACCTGGCGAAGCTGGCCCGCACCCCCGTCTCGGTGCACAAGATCTTGGTCGTGATGATCGTCCCGAGATCGCGGGAGCAGTGGCTGCGGGCCGGCCACGACCGGCTCGACCTGCGCCACTGCTGCTACTGGACCAACCTCGCCGGGCACCCGATCACCGGCCGGCGCCGCACCACCGTCCGCATACCCACCTCGCGCATCTTCGACGACCGAGCGCTCTGCGAGATCATGACGCGGGTCGGAACGGGAGGCAGACCGTGA
- a CDS encoding phosphatidylinositol mannoside acyltransferase: MSALRERLTDGLYGLGWSTVKKLPEPVAVRLGRTIADAAWKRRGTLVRRLEANYARVVPDAGPECLAELSRAGMRSYLRYWMESFRLPAWSEERIRSGVAVKDLHHLTDGLASGRGVVLALPHLANWDLAGAWLTTELKIPFTTVAERLKPETLYDRFVAYREGLGMEVLPHSGGSAFGTLARRLRGGGLVCLVADRDLSASGAEVDFFGEPARMPAGPALLAQHTGALLLPATLWYDDSSVMRGRVHPPIEVPETGTRAEKTSVMTQALADAFATGIADHPEDWHMLQRLWLADLDPAKSPEDLHRPRSPEQDSGKRRRQDSEKGRP, translated from the coding sequence GTGAGCGCTCTGCGGGAGCGGCTGACCGACGGGCTGTACGGTCTCGGCTGGAGCACCGTCAAGAAGCTCCCGGAGCCCGTCGCCGTACGCCTCGGCCGGACGATCGCCGACGCCGCCTGGAAGCGGCGCGGCACCCTCGTACGCCGACTGGAGGCCAACTACGCGCGCGTGGTGCCGGACGCGGGCCCCGAGTGCCTCGCCGAGCTGTCCCGCGCGGGCATGCGTTCGTACCTGCGCTACTGGATGGAGTCCTTCCGGCTGCCCGCCTGGAGCGAGGAGCGCATCAGGAGCGGCGTCGCCGTCAAGGACCTCCACCACCTCACCGACGGCCTCGCCTCCGGCCGGGGCGTCGTCCTGGCGCTGCCGCACCTCGCCAACTGGGATCTCGCCGGCGCCTGGCTCACCACCGAGCTGAAGATCCCGTTCACGACGGTCGCCGAACGCCTCAAGCCCGAGACGCTCTACGACCGCTTCGTCGCCTACCGCGAGGGTCTCGGCATGGAGGTCCTGCCGCACAGCGGCGGCTCCGCCTTCGGCACGCTCGCCCGGCGGCTGCGCGGGGGCGGCCTGGTCTGTCTGGTCGCCGACCGCGACCTGTCCGCGTCCGGGGCAGAGGTCGACTTCTTCGGCGAACCGGCTCGTATGCCCGCCGGACCGGCCCTCCTTGCGCAGCACACCGGCGCGCTGCTGCTGCCGGCGACGCTCTGGTACGACGACTCGTCCGTCATGCGGGGACGCGTGCATCCCCCGATCGAGGTACCCGAGACAGGTACCCGGGCCGAGAAGACGTCTGTCATGACACAGGCGCTGGCAGACGCCTTCGCCACCGGCATCGCCGACCACCCGGAGGACTGGCACATGCTCCAGCGCTTGTGGCTCGCGGACCTGGACCCCGCGAAGAGTCCCGAGGACCTCCATCGTCCCCGGAGTCCGGAGCAGGACTCCGGGAAGCGGCGCCGACAGGATTCCGAGAAGGGACGCCCGTGA